Proteins co-encoded in one Ictalurus furcatus strain D&B chromosome 9, Billie_1.0, whole genome shotgun sequence genomic window:
- the syne3 gene encoding nesprin-3 isoform X2: protein MTQQEQNEFRESWEDAHAWMQAVQERLKLNDNTEGPRAALEARLRETEKIHESEQEGRMKMDVVLVAADALLKNGDEELKNQTHSKLKELKTLWEETSTYIVHCHSRIEWVWLHWSEYLKAHEEFRMWLVKVQRVVEPDLELQLGLREKLWQVEHHRVICSDVKAQDPLLERLLDEASALHNRTQDPSVDEQAQNTLHEEYDHVRTRAEERLGLVQKVAEEHEQHQRRVRDFQTWLVSKTEEVSRFTEIEDVSENRLQALQDLDASVAGEEETLLYIEGQAEAVKANTSPAGAELITEEVGELRLAWQGLRLALVEIRTELKGSMDAEREYYTRREELAAGIEQLRALVRRMSRQLENKDGERSEENMVAQWKSCTDARTVLSAEEPQVEQLKAQMKELYHFPYDSRELADELLTAVKEYQSVKGRTFRLCSESETALKQLLQDPLRAFSPWSQQASQTLDTSTEVTDFSHIAVLVQNIEKLLKDSVLLQERLSSLQVKADLLSAVFGEEKAQSLLEELGTDMRKREQLHSQLLQRRTRLQELISTTKNFGDAHDSIHQKLVSIGDRFRASGGLQPDILAKKSQADQLKVIKKELEDCEAHITALETLVSSSPANRTKFRRLYSDWKQLYKAVRTKVEESEEGILLHESFHEGLLNVEKWLMIMRQKLESFRGPNGEWSVVNRQHEAERALGEFPAKELQLHRTEAQGQAVLLKTSEDGKVHIQRDLRRLRESWMSLHALSLNLYRLVSGHVSELGASGELDSSVHSHRADDFLDGSGGSTIRVGADGRSGFEDDLRISPGSRSARGPGGFEAFAKHGRSVTKHDDASQTEDGEFSPPDGILSPDPSENVHAVWREETRGRSASAADEADSIAIGRGFPRDGGHAHGAGAVGRSGSGNRGRTREWVEDHSSGVEDVVVLSEGRSASDPKPSHTDVRPKQLSVFTHVADASAHGSRDVTQVRERRPNWKSRRREFDAWLRKENEKLAGITNDQRVTSTKGLERRRNALKGLRSAIPWGQAQFQQLLRSWQTDAQTEDVELEELRYRWMLYKSKLKDAESVKAQLKLQDEGVQQEELVRSRKESCCGFLYRVCRVALPLQLLLLALLLFAFLLPMMDEGTSCSMSNNFARSFNIMLRYHGRPPT from the exons ATGACCCAGCAGGAGCAGAATGAGTTCAGGGAGAGTTGGGAGGACGCTCACGCCTGGATGCAGGCCGTCCAGGAAAGACTTAAGCTCAACGACAACACCGAAGGTCCCCGAGCGGCTCTGGAGGCCCGACTGAGAGAGACGGAG AAAATCCACGAGTCGGAGCAGGAGGGCCGGATGAAAATGGACGTGGTGCTGGTGGCCGCAGACGCTCTCCTCAAGAACGGAGACGAGGAGCTGAAGAACCAGACGCACTCCAAACTTAAAGAGCTAAAGACTCTGTGGGAGGAGACGTCCACCTACATCGTCCACTGCCACAG CCGTATAGAGTGGGTGTGGCTGCACTGGAGTGAGTACCTGAAGGCCCACGAGGAGTTCAGGATGTGGCTGGTGAAGGTGCAGCGCGTGGTGGAGCCTGATCTGGAGCTGCAGCTGGGTCTGAGGGAGAAGCTGTGGCAGGTGGAGCATCACCGCGTGATCTGCAGCGACGTGAAGGCCCAGGATCCGCTGCTAGAGCGCCTGCTGGACGAGGCGTCCGCGCTTCATAACCGCACCCAGGACCCCAGCGTGGACGAGCAGGCTCAGAACACACTGCACGAGGAATACGACCACGTCCGCACCAGGGCGGAG GAGAGGCTCGGTCTGGTGCAGAAGGTCGCAGAGGAGCACGAGCAGCACCAGAGGCGCGTTCGCGATTTCCAAACGTGGTTGGTGTCGAAAACAGAAGAAGTGAGTCGTTTCACAGAGATAGAGGACGTTTCGGAGAATCGACTGCAAGCCCTGCAG GACCTGGATGCCAGCGTGGCGGGCGAAGAAGAGACATTACTGTACATCGAAGGCCAGGCCGAGGCCGTGAAGGCCAACACGTCACCTGCGGGAGCCGAGCTAATCACGGAGGAGGTGGGAGAGCTGCGGCTGGCATGGCAGGGGCTGCGGCTGGCGCTGGTGGAGATCCGCACCGAGCTGAAGGGCTCCATGGATGCCGAGAGAGAGTACTACACCCGGCGAGAGGAGCTGGCAGCGGGCATCGAGCAGCTCCGAGCCCTCGTGCGCAGAATGAGCCGGCAGCTGGAGAAtaaagatggagagaggagcGAGGAGAACATGGTGGCTCAGTGGAAGAGCTGTACA GATGCGAGGACGGTCCTCTCGGCCGAGGAGCCTCAGGTCGAGCAGCTCAAAGCTCAGATGAAGGAGTTATACCACTTCCCGTATGATTCCCGAGAACTTGCTGATGAATTACTGACTGCGGTGAAGGAGTACCAGAG CGTGAAAGGACGCACGTTCCGGCTCTGCTCGGAGAGCGAGACAGCTCTGAAGCAGCTCCTACAGGACCCCCTGCGTGCCTTTAGTCCGTGGAGCCAGCAGGCATCTCAGACGCTCGACACCTCGACCGAAGTCACTGACTTCTCCCACATCGCTGTGCTCGTGCAGAACATCGAG AAGCTGCTGAAAGACAGCGTGCTGCTGCAGGAGAGGCTAAGCTCGCTGCAGGTGAAAGCTGACCTGCTGAGTGCCGTGTTTGGCGAGGAGAAAGCCCAGAGCCTGCTGGAGGAGCTCGGTACAGACATGAGGAAGAGAGAGCAGCTTCACAGCCAACTTCTGCAGAGGAGAACTCGACTGCAG GAATTAATATCGACGACAAAGAACTTCGGTGACGCTCACGACTCTATTCATCAGAAGCTCGTGTCTATAGGCGACAGGTTTCGCGCTTCAGGCGGACTTCAACCGGATATTCTCGCTAAAAAGAGCCAGGCCGACCAACTTAAG GTCATTAAGAAAGAACTGGAAGACTGCGAGGCTCACATCACCGCTCTGGAGACGCTCGTCTCGTCCAGCCCGGCTAACAGGACCAAGTTTAGGCGTCTCTATTCCGACTGGAAGCAGCTCTATAAAGCTGTCCGG ACGAAGGTGGAAGAAAGTGAGGAGGGTATTTTGCTGCACGAGAGCTTCCATGAGGGTCTGCTGAACGTGGAGAAATGGCTGATGATCATGAGGCAGAAGCTGGAGTCGTTCCGAGGACCGAACGGAGAGTGGAGCGTGGTGAACCGACAGCATGAAGCAGAG AGGGCGCTGGGCGAGTTTCCAGCAAAGGAGCTGCAGCTGCACAGGACCGAAGCGCAGGGTCAAGCCGTGCTGCTGAAAACCTCCGAGGACGGCAAGGTTCACATTCAGCGTGACCTCAGGCGCCTGCGTGAGTCCTGGATGTCGCTCCACGCGCTCAGTCTGAATCTGTACAG actcGTGAGTGGACACGTGTCTGAGCTCGGTGCTTCAGGAGAACTCGACTCTTCAGTACACTCGCACCGTGCAGACGACTTCCTGGACGGAAGCGGCGGATCCACGATCCGAGTCGGAGCAGACGGCCGCTCGGGATTCGAGGACGACCTTCGGATTTCTCCGGGCTCGCGGTCGGCCAGAGGTCCAGGAGGATTCGAGGCTTTCGCCAAACATGGGAGATCCGTAACCAAACACGACGATGCGTCTCAAACCGAGGACGGAGAGTTCAGTCCTCCAGACGGAATCCTATCTCCTGATCCGTCCGAGAACGTCCACGCAGTCTGGAGAGAGGAAACGAGAGGCCGTTCCGCATCCGCAGCCGACGAAGCGGACTCGATCGCCATTGGACGAGGATTTCCGCGAGACGGAGGACACGCCCACGGGGCAGGAGCGGTCGGGAGAAGTGGATCCGGGAATCGAGGGAGAACAAGGGAATGGGTTGAAGACCACTCGTCCGGAGTGGAAGACGTTGTGGTGCTGAGCGAAGGCCGGAGTGCAAGCGATCCAAAACCCTCGCATACAGATGTTCGACCAAAacagctgtctgtgtttacgCACGTCGCGGACGCTTCAGCTCACGGCTCCAGAGACGTCACTCAG GTGAGAGAGCGCAGACCCAACTGGAAATCGCGCAGGAGAGAGTTTGACGCCTGGCTGCGTAAAGAGAACGAGAAACTCGCAGGGATTACAAACGACCAAAGAGTGACGAGTACCAAAGGACTGGAGAGAAGACGGAACGCACTCAAG GGTCTGCGTTCCGCCATTCCGTGGGGTCAGGCTCAGTTCCAGCAGCTACTGCGCTCCTGGCAGACCGACGCACAGACCGAGGACGTGGAACTGGAGGAGCTTCGCTACAGATGGATGCTTTATAAATCCAAACTGAAGGACGCTGAAAGTGTTAAAGCTCAGCTCAAACTCCAG GATGAAGGAGTCCAGCAGGAGGAGCTTGTTCGATCCAGAAAG GAGAGCTGCTGTGGGTTCCTGTACCGTGTGTGTCGTGTGGCTCTTCCTCTGCAGCTGCTGCTCCTCGCGCTGCTGCTGTTCGCCTTCCTCCTGCCCATGATGGACGAGGGCACGAGCTGCTCGATGTCCAACAACTTCGCCCGCTCGTTCAACATCATGCTGCGCTACCATGGCCGTCCGcccacctaa
- the syne3 gene encoding nesprin-3 isoform X1 — protein MTQQEQNEFRESWEDAHAWMQAVQERLKLNDNTEGPRAALEARLRETEKIHESEQEGRMKMDVVLVAADALLKNGDEELKNQTHSKLKELKTLWEETSTYIVHCHSRIEWVWLHWSEYLKAHEEFRMWLVKVQRVVEPDLELQLGLREKLWQVEHHRVICSDVKAQDPLLERLLDEASALHNRTQDPSVDEQAQNTLHEEYDHVRTRAEERLGLVQKVAEEHEQHQRRVRDFQTWLVSKTEEVSRFTEIEDVSENRLQALQDLDASVAGEEETLLYIEGQAEAVKANTSPAGAELITEEVGELRLAWQGLRLALVEIRTELKGSMDAEREYYTRREELAAGIEQLRALVRRMSRQLENKDGERSEENMVAQWKSCTDARTVLSAEEPQVEQLKAQMKELYHFPYDSRELADELLTAVKEYQSVKGRTFRLCSESETALKQLLQDPLRAFSPWSQQASQTLDTSTEVTDFSHIAVLVQNIEKLLKDSVLLQERLSSLQVKADLLSAVFGEEKAQSLLEELGTDMRKREQLHSQLLQRRTRLQELISTTKNFGDAHDSIHQKLVSIGDRFRASGGLQPDILAKKSQADQLKVIKKELEDCEAHITALETLVSSSPANRTKFRRLYSDWKQLYKAVRTKVEESEEGILLHESFHEGLLNVEKWLMIMRQKLESFRGPNGEWSVVNRQHEAERALGEFPAKELQLHRTEAQGQAVLLKTSEDGKVHIQRDLRRLRESWMSLHALSLNLYRLVSGHVSELGASGELDSSVHSHRADDFLDGSGGSTIRVGADGRSGFEDDLRISPGSRSARGPGGFEAFAKHGRSVTKHDDASQTEDGEFSPPDGILSPDPSENVHAVWREETRGRSASAADEADSIAIGRGFPRDGGHAHGAGAVGRSGSGNRGRTREWVEDHSSGVEDVVVLSEGRSASDPKPSHTDVRPKQLSVFTHVADASAHGSRDVTQVRERRPNWKSRRREFDAWLRKENEKLAGITNDQRVTSTKGLERRRNALKGLRSAIPWGQAQFQQLLRSWQTDAQTEDVELEELRYRWMLYKSKLKDAESVKAQLKLQDEGVQQEELVRSRKQESCCGFLYRVCRVALPLQLLLLALLLFAFLLPMMDEGTSCSMSNNFARSFNIMLRYHGRPPT, from the exons ATGACCCAGCAGGAGCAGAATGAGTTCAGGGAGAGTTGGGAGGACGCTCACGCCTGGATGCAGGCCGTCCAGGAAAGACTTAAGCTCAACGACAACACCGAAGGTCCCCGAGCGGCTCTGGAGGCCCGACTGAGAGAGACGGAG AAAATCCACGAGTCGGAGCAGGAGGGCCGGATGAAAATGGACGTGGTGCTGGTGGCCGCAGACGCTCTCCTCAAGAACGGAGACGAGGAGCTGAAGAACCAGACGCACTCCAAACTTAAAGAGCTAAAGACTCTGTGGGAGGAGACGTCCACCTACATCGTCCACTGCCACAG CCGTATAGAGTGGGTGTGGCTGCACTGGAGTGAGTACCTGAAGGCCCACGAGGAGTTCAGGATGTGGCTGGTGAAGGTGCAGCGCGTGGTGGAGCCTGATCTGGAGCTGCAGCTGGGTCTGAGGGAGAAGCTGTGGCAGGTGGAGCATCACCGCGTGATCTGCAGCGACGTGAAGGCCCAGGATCCGCTGCTAGAGCGCCTGCTGGACGAGGCGTCCGCGCTTCATAACCGCACCCAGGACCCCAGCGTGGACGAGCAGGCTCAGAACACACTGCACGAGGAATACGACCACGTCCGCACCAGGGCGGAG GAGAGGCTCGGTCTGGTGCAGAAGGTCGCAGAGGAGCACGAGCAGCACCAGAGGCGCGTTCGCGATTTCCAAACGTGGTTGGTGTCGAAAACAGAAGAAGTGAGTCGTTTCACAGAGATAGAGGACGTTTCGGAGAATCGACTGCAAGCCCTGCAG GACCTGGATGCCAGCGTGGCGGGCGAAGAAGAGACATTACTGTACATCGAAGGCCAGGCCGAGGCCGTGAAGGCCAACACGTCACCTGCGGGAGCCGAGCTAATCACGGAGGAGGTGGGAGAGCTGCGGCTGGCATGGCAGGGGCTGCGGCTGGCGCTGGTGGAGATCCGCACCGAGCTGAAGGGCTCCATGGATGCCGAGAGAGAGTACTACACCCGGCGAGAGGAGCTGGCAGCGGGCATCGAGCAGCTCCGAGCCCTCGTGCGCAGAATGAGCCGGCAGCTGGAGAAtaaagatggagagaggagcGAGGAGAACATGGTGGCTCAGTGGAAGAGCTGTACA GATGCGAGGACGGTCCTCTCGGCCGAGGAGCCTCAGGTCGAGCAGCTCAAAGCTCAGATGAAGGAGTTATACCACTTCCCGTATGATTCCCGAGAACTTGCTGATGAATTACTGACTGCGGTGAAGGAGTACCAGAG CGTGAAAGGACGCACGTTCCGGCTCTGCTCGGAGAGCGAGACAGCTCTGAAGCAGCTCCTACAGGACCCCCTGCGTGCCTTTAGTCCGTGGAGCCAGCAGGCATCTCAGACGCTCGACACCTCGACCGAAGTCACTGACTTCTCCCACATCGCTGTGCTCGTGCAGAACATCGAG AAGCTGCTGAAAGACAGCGTGCTGCTGCAGGAGAGGCTAAGCTCGCTGCAGGTGAAAGCTGACCTGCTGAGTGCCGTGTTTGGCGAGGAGAAAGCCCAGAGCCTGCTGGAGGAGCTCGGTACAGACATGAGGAAGAGAGAGCAGCTTCACAGCCAACTTCTGCAGAGGAGAACTCGACTGCAG GAATTAATATCGACGACAAAGAACTTCGGTGACGCTCACGACTCTATTCATCAGAAGCTCGTGTCTATAGGCGACAGGTTTCGCGCTTCAGGCGGACTTCAACCGGATATTCTCGCTAAAAAGAGCCAGGCCGACCAACTTAAG GTCATTAAGAAAGAACTGGAAGACTGCGAGGCTCACATCACCGCTCTGGAGACGCTCGTCTCGTCCAGCCCGGCTAACAGGACCAAGTTTAGGCGTCTCTATTCCGACTGGAAGCAGCTCTATAAAGCTGTCCGG ACGAAGGTGGAAGAAAGTGAGGAGGGTATTTTGCTGCACGAGAGCTTCCATGAGGGTCTGCTGAACGTGGAGAAATGGCTGATGATCATGAGGCAGAAGCTGGAGTCGTTCCGAGGACCGAACGGAGAGTGGAGCGTGGTGAACCGACAGCATGAAGCAGAG AGGGCGCTGGGCGAGTTTCCAGCAAAGGAGCTGCAGCTGCACAGGACCGAAGCGCAGGGTCAAGCCGTGCTGCTGAAAACCTCCGAGGACGGCAAGGTTCACATTCAGCGTGACCTCAGGCGCCTGCGTGAGTCCTGGATGTCGCTCCACGCGCTCAGTCTGAATCTGTACAG actcGTGAGTGGACACGTGTCTGAGCTCGGTGCTTCAGGAGAACTCGACTCTTCAGTACACTCGCACCGTGCAGACGACTTCCTGGACGGAAGCGGCGGATCCACGATCCGAGTCGGAGCAGACGGCCGCTCGGGATTCGAGGACGACCTTCGGATTTCTCCGGGCTCGCGGTCGGCCAGAGGTCCAGGAGGATTCGAGGCTTTCGCCAAACATGGGAGATCCGTAACCAAACACGACGATGCGTCTCAAACCGAGGACGGAGAGTTCAGTCCTCCAGACGGAATCCTATCTCCTGATCCGTCCGAGAACGTCCACGCAGTCTGGAGAGAGGAAACGAGAGGCCGTTCCGCATCCGCAGCCGACGAAGCGGACTCGATCGCCATTGGACGAGGATTTCCGCGAGACGGAGGACACGCCCACGGGGCAGGAGCGGTCGGGAGAAGTGGATCCGGGAATCGAGGGAGAACAAGGGAATGGGTTGAAGACCACTCGTCCGGAGTGGAAGACGTTGTGGTGCTGAGCGAAGGCCGGAGTGCAAGCGATCCAAAACCCTCGCATACAGATGTTCGACCAAAacagctgtctgtgtttacgCACGTCGCGGACGCTTCAGCTCACGGCTCCAGAGACGTCACTCAG GTGAGAGAGCGCAGACCCAACTGGAAATCGCGCAGGAGAGAGTTTGACGCCTGGCTGCGTAAAGAGAACGAGAAACTCGCAGGGATTACAAACGACCAAAGAGTGACGAGTACCAAAGGACTGGAGAGAAGACGGAACGCACTCAAG GGTCTGCGTTCCGCCATTCCGTGGGGTCAGGCTCAGTTCCAGCAGCTACTGCGCTCCTGGCAGACCGACGCACAGACCGAGGACGTGGAACTGGAGGAGCTTCGCTACAGATGGATGCTTTATAAATCCAAACTGAAGGACGCTGAAAGTGTTAAAGCTCAGCTCAAACTCCAG GATGAAGGAGTCCAGCAGGAGGAGCTTGTTCGATCCAGAAAG cAGGAGAGCTGCTGTGGGTTCCTGTACCGTGTGTGTCGTGTGGCTCTTCCTCTGCAGCTGCTGCTCCTCGCGCTGCTGCTGTTCGCCTTCCTCCTGCCCATGATGGACGAGGGCACGAGCTGCTCGATGTCCAACAACTTCGCCCGCTCGTTCAACATCATGCTGCGCTACCATGGCCGTCCGcccacctaa